Proteins found in one Plasmodium malariae genome assembly, chromosome: 13 genomic segment:
- the PmUG01_13064800 gene encoding fam-m protein: MEQKIRLILFIKIVEFIFSTWICHFNNNIRLCNESLNDKFNLDRKSSTSNYRSLATYKQKKDSNILGLREDIPNNLVHKKRNISNSENGSEERNKKSNGCLLNKAQYYSEVVDYNNGMFDGKHFHFEKKWIKKKDYDNFLQKKRRICDITLKKIKFKNYGFGVAIFLFFFLLGILLPTLRGYEMSFTNDQRGKEQVLFSFIEHLKTLTKLEEGHIYLILFGVLMIILSILVIITIYKILKNNEKYNKIKLMTE; the protein is encoded by the exons ATGGAGCAAAAAATTAggctaattttatttattaaaattgttgaGTTTATCTTTTCAACTTGGATATGTcattttaacaataatata agATTGTGTAACGAATCATTGAATGATAAATTCAACCTTGATAGAAAATCATCCACAAGTAATTATCGATCACTAGCAACATATAAACAGAAAAAGGATTCAAATATATTGGGCTTAAGAGAAGATATACCAAATAATCTAGtgcacaaaaaaagaaatatatctAACAGTGAAAATGGAAGTGAagaaagaaacaaaaaatctAATGgatgtttattaaataaagcaCAGTACTATTCGGAAGTTgtagattataataatggaatgtttgatggaaaacattttcattttgaaaaaaaatggataaaaaaaaaagattatgataattttcttcaaaaaaagagaagaattTGTGatataactttaaaaaaaataaaatttaaaaattatggatTTGGAGTTgccatatttcttttttttttcttgttagGCATACTATTACCAACATTACGGGGATATGAAATGTCTTTTACTAACGACCAGAGGGGAAAAGAGCAGgtacttttttcatttatagaACACTTGAAAACCTTAACAAAATTAGAAGAAGGTcatatatatctaattttatttggAGTACTTATGATTATATTATCCATcctagtaataataacaatttataagatcttaaaaaataacgaaaaatataataaaattaagttaatGACTGagtaa
- the PmUG01_13064500 gene encoding fam-m protein — MIILIFYNMEQKIILLFIIKIITFLLLIWISLVSNDLSIFSKSMNENFHRGRQLDTKNYGSLAKHKQNKDTNNIYLKEVLMNNRVNKKNDMYCNEKRTTFKRKQSNERSLNREQYYTEIIDYNNAMFDGKHFHFKKKWIKKKDYDDFFEKNRRICDISLKKLQFRNYRFGFSLFFLFLLLGIVIPVLPVFKPLIDAWKIIDNGEHPLKFLKNFTDWIGVENKPYIYIILFIVLMVILSVMIIIAFYKILSNNEKYKKIKLIMEKNE, encoded by the exons atgataatattaatattttataacatggaacaaaaaataatattactttttattattaaaattattacttttcTCCTTTTAATTTGGATAAGCCTTGTCAGCAATGATCTG agTATATTTAGTAAATCTATGAATGAGAATTTCCATCGTGGTAGACAGTtagatacaaaaaattatggatCATTAGCAAaacataaacaaaataaagatacaaataatatatatttaaaagaagtattaatgaataatagagtaaataaaaaaaacgaTATGTATTGTAACGAAAAAAGGACCACATTTAAAAGGAAACAGTCAAATGAACGTTCATTAAATAGGGAACAATACTACACAGAAATaatagattataataatgcaatgtttgatggaaaacatttccactttaaaaaaaaatggatcaaaaaaaaagattatgatgattttttcgaaaaaaaCAGGAGAATTTGtgatatatctttaaaaaaattacaatttagAAATTATAGATTTGgattttctctattttttctttttttattgttggGAATAGTAATTCCCGTTTTACCAGTATTTAAGCCTTTGATAGATGCATGGAAAATTATTGATAATGGAGAACATCCATtgaaatttttgaaaaacttTACTGATTGGATAGGCGTGGAGAACAAaccatacatttatataatactttttatcGTACTTATGGTTATTTTATCGGTTATGATTATAATAGCGTTTTATAAGATCTTaagtaataatgaaaaatataaaaaaattaagttaataatggagaaaaatgaataa
- the PmUG01_13064700 gene encoding fam-l protein, producing MEQTIKILLFIKITTFILLCWICHFYSKVGTLMKSLDEKENYRRNIHARTYRLLETYGKDINSSSLYLKEGLPINGIHKKIDTTYNEKYDSEKRKQSNVCPSRFAGGHQPGVKNKSCVFETKKYSHLEKKIFKELDYTDFLKNNKTISNKIYKKIIHKKYGLRIVLPVLIFFFLLIIFMVEVSLGFAGAGGLLYQLNMTKENLETLTKNSSWSPILEALKKLGNFFRHRKFEAVEKLKCVICDGASTVTDACILGQFFRFLIYFVPFIILSITLISGIIYYHKKVKKYEKIKFRKR from the exons ATGGAACAAACAATTAagattttgttatttattaaaattactacttttatacttttatgtTGGATATGTCATTTTTACAGTAAAGtg ggTACTCTTATGAAATCTTTAgacgaaaaagaaaattatcgTAGAAATATACATGCAAGAACTTATCGTTTACTAGAAACATACGGAAAGGATATTAATTCAagttctttatatttaaaggAAGGTTTGCCAATTAATGgaattcacaaaaaaatagatacAACTTATAATGAGAAATATGACtcagaaaaaaggaaacaatCAAATGTATGTCCATCAAGATTTGCAGGAGGTCATCAACCAGgtgtgaaaaataaatcttgtgtatttgaaacaaaaaaatattcccatttagaaaaaaaaatatttaaggaaCTTGATTATAcagattttcttaaaaataacaagaCAATTAGTAATaagatttacaaaaaaataatacataaaaagtaCGGACTACGAATTGTGTTACCTGTATTaatattcttctttttattaataatatttatggtAGAAGTATCACTAGGATTTGCAGGAGCAGGTGGTTTATTGTATCAATTAAATATGACCAAGGAAAATTTAGAAACTTTGACCAAAAACTCTTCATGGTCACCGATTTTAGAAGCGTTGAAAAAGTTAGGTAACTTTTTTAGACACCGTAAATTTGAAGCGGTCGAAAAACTTAAATGTGTTATATGTGATGGAGCATCAACCGTTACTGATGCATGCATATTAGGAcaattttttcgttttctaatatatttcgtacctttcattatattaaGTATTACTCTAATATCaggaattatttattaccataaaaaagttaaaaaatacgaaaaaattaaattcaggaaaaggtaa
- the PmUG01_13065000 gene encoding STP1 protein: MDNCFSSYYNSGGSLYSEVSLIPQFRIIKNHIKQRTSSLINENDKSNFRKGCLYLADYLIKYNKPPQYYEDYKVTWKGALNKSLSGYYRNLEKHRGCPLILEEKDKNILELKYKEVDFCEKKGQYLKEIKQLQRKHLQNCNDQYLKKCKEYKEWINERKIYFDENKTLFKDCYKTNKRQTFICNIRDKKSFIVPTECISSNLEETCQVLPKEEVKSLQKQTDSIDKSTFTSPVQIEHGVKITEGQGRPQEQIQLESNSQLQAPPLSSEIDSTQDRTSDIPRILSSQDVNLASLKDSISEHERSQKNVTLQQTNSYIDPPHSETTSSVLPVSFPSTRFPNRVESSIILENSFLKKYTSSILISFIFIILFSLFIKYTLIEFLRKKEKIGRKYLKLLRLVVPSFSNRKGEFSSYDKLENPIYYDEEIIKKLKINEYYNIKNLNSSRRKEERSKTIIEVHMEVLEKCRNKEWELNKGQFLVICLEEFTRDKYRTYPNITNEEILTGNSKFGSNLKKKSILWSKWMEGNIDLSEKLKKTDFFNNLKNEWKKEQAYLNKLDKLKKNNKNDIQKFPLLEREKELWRQWINKKNIIIEQYLEKNLFSVLTQEFLNISDEYDNKIRNKDISPINIEELRHKENYEELSKYIKKELLTNVCILILMMIFEECKKEEYIENGESYFDSFIAELKEKEYYDCNPEFLEDITEVNRDDLENIENIDNKEASFRNEIENWITEYDTYVNSMNK; encoded by the exons ATGGATAATTGTTTTTCCTCG TATTATAATTCCGGAGGTTCTCTGTATTCCGAAGTTTCTCTAATACCACAATTtcgaattattaaaaatcatataaaaCAGCGAACCAGTTCCTTAATTAATGAGAATGATAAAAGTAACTTTAGGAAAGGATGTCTATATTTGGCTGATTATCTaattaagtataataaaCCACCACAATATTATGAAGATTATAAAGTAACGTGGAAAGGAGCTTTAAACAAAAGCTTAAGTGGTTACTACAGAAATCTAGAAAAACATAGAGGATGCCCTTTGATTTTAgaggaaaaagataaaaatattttagaattaaaatataaagaagtaGATTTCTGCGAAAAAAAAGGtcaatatttaaaagaaataaaacagTTACAAAGAAAACACTTACAAAATTGTAATGATCAATATTTAAAGAAGTGTAAGGAGTATAAGGAGTGGATTAATGAAAGAAAGATTTAttttgatgaaaataaaactCTTTTTAAAGATTGttacaaaacaaataaaagacAAACATTCATATGCAACATACGTGATAAAAAATCTTTTATAGTACCTACAGAATGCATATCCTCGAATTTAGAGGAAACATGTCAAGTTCTACCAAAAGAAGAAGTGAAAAGTTTACAAAAACAAACTGACAGCATTGATAAAAGTACATTTACATCTCCTGTTCAAATAGAGCATGGTGTCAAAATTACAGAAGGTCAAGGTAGGCCTCAGGAACAAATTCAACTCGAATCAAATTCTCAACTTCAAGCACCACCACTTTCATCAGAAATTGATAGTACACAAGATAGAACATCAGATATTCCTCGCATACTATCCTCACAAGATGTAAATTTAGCATCTCTTAAAGATTCTATATCTGAACACGAAAGATCacaaaaaaatgtaacattGCAACAAACAAATTCTTACATCGATCCCCCTCATTCTGAAACTACATCGTCAGTGCTTCCTGTATCATTTCCTTCCACACGTTTTCCTAATCGTGTTGAATCTTCTATAATTCTAG AAAACagttttcttaaaaaatatacatcatctattttaattagttttatatttattattctgttttccctttttattaaa tACACATTAATAGAATTcttaaggaaaaaagaaaagataggAAGAAAATATCTAAAATTACTTAGATTAGTAGTTCCCTCATTTTCTAATAGAAAAGGGGAGTTTTCATCATATGATAAATTGGAAAACCCAATATATTATGAcgaagaaattataaaaaaactaaaaataaatgaatattacaatattaaaaatttaaattcatCAAGGCGAAAAGAGGAACGATCCAAAACTATTATAGAAGTACATATGGAAGTACTAGAGAAATGTAGAAACAAAGAATGGGAATTAAACAAAGGACAATTTTTAGTAATATGCCTTGAAGAATTTACAAGAGACAAATACAGAACCTATCcaaatataacaaatgaagaaatattaacAGGAAATTCTAAATTTGGCAGtaaccttaaaaaaaaaagcattctATGGAGTAAATGGATGGAAGGAAATATAGATCTttctgaaaaattgaaaaaaacgGATTTCTTTAacaatttgaaaaatgaatggaaaaaagagCAAGCTTACCTAAATAAATTGGATAAactaaaaaagaataataaaaatgatattcaAAAATTTCCATTATTAGAAAGAGAGAAGGAATTATGGAGACAatggataaataaaaagaacataattatagaacagtatttggaaaaaaatttgtttagCGTATTAACACAGgaatttctaaatatatcagatgaatatgataataaaataagaaataaggATATATCACcaataaatatagaagaatTAAGGCACAAGGAAAACTATGAAGAATTatccaaatatataaaaaaagaattacttACAAATGTGTGTATACTCATACTTATGATGATATTCGAAGaatgtaaaaaagaagagtatATAGAAAATGGTGAATCGTATTTTGATAGTTTCATAGCTGAATTAAAGGAGAAAGAATATTATGATTGTAACCCAGAATTTTTAGAAGATATTACTGAAGTTAACCGAGATGACTTggaaaatatagaaaatattgaTAATAAAGAAGCCAGTTTTAGAAATGAAATAGAGAACTGGATAACAGAATAtgatacatatgtaaattcCATGAACAAGTAG
- the PmUG01_13064600 gene encoding fam-l protein yields MEQNFKTILFIKISVFVLLIWICHLNNDMMMFNNPMDVNCMFHRKIDKRNYRLLTKYKHDKNSIITGLNEDVPYNKLNKKKDISNNEKWETGKRELSSRCFSRNMGVDKKAMKNKSCIFETKKYSNMEKKIFKELDYQNFLKKNRTITDKTYKKIISKKYGLRLAIPVLLFLSLFIVFIVDFSLGFKTKVSWEGSFLGLWSHLKELTNDESGWLFKVLTWLKKKSPGLWQHYGATEQTSSTVCGLCKAATDNLDVKCILGQLFGYIIYFIPFIILGVSFISWIIYYHKKVKKYQKIKLRKR; encoded by the exons ATGGAACAAAACTTTAAGActatcttatttattaaaatttctgtgtttgttcttttaatttGGATATGCCATCTTAACAATGACAtg ATGATGTTTAACAACCCTATGGATGTAAACTGCATGTTTCATAGAAAAATAGATAAACGAAATTATCGATTactaacaaaatataaacatgaTAAGAATTCAATTATTACGGGGTTAAACGAAGATGTaccatataataaattaaataaaaaaaaagatatatctaataatgaaaagtgGGAAACAGGAAAGAGAGAATTATCAAGTAGATGTTTTTCAAGGAATATGGGTGTCGATAAAAAAgctatgaaaaataaatcttgtatattcgaaacaaaaaaatattccaatatggaaaaaaaaatattcaaagaacttgattaccagaattttcttaaaaaaaacaggACAATTACTGATAAAacgtacaaaaaaataatcagtaaaaaatatggttTACGACTAGCTATACctgtattattattcttgAGTTTATTTATAGTATTTATAGTAGATTTCTCATTAGGTTTTAAAACTAAAGTTTCATGGGAAGGAAGTTTTTTAGGACTATGGTCTCATTTAAAAGAGTTGACTAATGATGAGAGTGGATGGTTATTTAAAGTTTTAACATggttaaagaaaaaatcacCAGGGTTATGGCAGCACTATGGTGCAACAGAGCAGACGTCATCTACTGTATGTGGTTTGTGTAAAGCTGCAACTGATAATCTGGATGTAAAATGCATATTAGGACAATTATTtggatatataatatatttcataccGTTTATTATATTGGGTGTCTCATTTATATCTTGGATTatttattaccataaaaaagttaaaaaatatcaaaaaattaaattaaggaaaagataa